One window from the genome of Candidatus Woesearchaeota archaeon encodes:
- a CDS encoding DUF192 domain-containing protein: MRLEDPIFCRDLISKGIGQMFRFKPAIMVFVFDEEQRVPLHMWFVFFPIDVVYLDSRHNIVELVENLKPFSYYNPKNKAKYVVEFSAGTIYSERLVVGNKIIFFE, encoded by the coding sequence ATGAGACTTGAAGATCCAATCTTTTGCCGAGATTTAATATCCAAAGGTATAGGACAAATGTTTAGGTTTAAACCTGCTATTATGGTGTTTGTATTTGATGAAGAACAACGCGTTCCTTTACATATGTGGTTTGTTTTTTTTCCGATAGATGTTGTTTATCTTGATTCCAGGCATAATATTGTTGAATTGGTTGAAAATCTGAAACCTTTCAGTTATTATAATCCTAAAAACAAAGCTAAATATGTTGTTGAGTTTTCAGCGGGGACTATTTATTCAGAACGATTAGTTGTTGGAAATAAAATTATTTTTTTTGAATAA
- a CDS encoding RimK family alpha-L-glutamate ligase has product MGIEIGLLGIKFHEHARKRILEEFKRMNLKVVKLNLGKLCLSIDGKLSGFQDKVKLDELDVVLPRFSTGHYRFGLITMRQLEAMGIPTINSYRAIKNCQNKYLTSLLLSKNNIPQPRAYLASSSAGILRAVKKLENPVIFKLLHGGKGSGVALINSSIEAEDWISTMSKVGRLIYLQEYIPHEKNEDYRLFVLGNEVIGAMKRISVHGWKTNFSLGNKVEVMKPDSDLIEMALKSAKAVEADICGVDIMKGKTGNQVIEVNQHPGFEGLEKATGKNIARKIAQYTIKQVKK; this is encoded by the coding sequence ATGGGTATAGAAATAGGATTACTTGGGATTAAATTTCATGAACATGCTCGGAAGAGGATTCTTGAGGAATTTAAAAGAATGAATCTGAAAGTAGTAAAATTAAATTTGGGAAAGTTGTGTCTTTCAATTGATGGTAAACTTTCCGGGTTTCAAGATAAAGTTAAACTGGATGAATTGGATGTGGTGCTTCCCCGGTTTAGTACTGGTCATTATAGATTTGGTTTAATTACTATGAGACAATTAGAAGCTATGGGTATTCCCACTATTAATAGTTATAGAGCTATAAAAAATTGTCAAAATAAATATCTGACGTCGTTATTATTAAGTAAAAATAATATCCCCCAACCAAGAGCTTATCTTGCATCATCTTCTGCGGGCATTTTAAGAGCAGTAAAAAAATTAGAAAACCCTGTAATTTTTAAACTTTTACACGGAGGCAAGGGTTCTGGTGTTGCGCTTATCAATTCAAGTATAGAAGCTGAGGATTGGATATCGACAATGAGCAAGGTTGGAAGGTTAATTTATTTACAAGAATATATTCCCCATGAAAAAAATGAAGATTACAGGTTATTTGTTTTAGGCAATGAAGTTATTGGGGCCATGAAAAGAATTTCTGTGCATGGCTGGAAAACTAATTTTTCGTTAGGTAATAAAGTTGAAGTTATGAAACCTGATTCTGATTTAATTGAAATGGCCTTAAAGTCTGCAAAAGCAGTAGAAGCTGATATTTGCGGTGTTGATATCATGAAAGGTAAAACCGGCAATCAAGTAATTGAAGTGAATCAGCATCCGGGCTTTGAAGGGTTAGAAAAAGCGACTGGAAAAAATATAGCTAGAAAAATTGCCCAATATACGATAAAACAAGTAAAAAAATAA